A segment of the Halovivax limisalsi genome:
CCGGGATAGCGTTGCCACTACGTTAGCGGCTTCAGCGGTCGGCGATCGCCCCGACGTACGCCGTCTCGGTTCCACCGCCAGGCGTCTTCCAGGCCATCAACGTCCGCCGCAGCGGGAGCGGATCGTTTCCCGAGCGTGTCCACTTGTACAGGGCCTCCTCGGCGATCGTCTGCGCGGTCTCGAAGCTGTCGGACTTCAGCCTCGAGAGAATCGTATCGATCCGCATTCGCTCCGGCTCGCCGTTCTCGTCGTACTCGATCTCGGCGCCGTTCTTTGCCAGCCACTCCTGAAACGGCGAGCAGTCGGCGATGTGATCGGCCATCCCCATGATCGACTGCATTCGGTCGGCGTAGCTGTCGATCGCGTACTCGGCGCTCTCGACGAGCGCTCGAATCTCCTCGCGATACTTCCGGGCGCGGTAGCTCACCTGGCCGTCATCGAGCTGGACGATCTCCCCGAGGTCCTTGATCGCGCGGTAGATCGTCGCCGGATGCTTGCCGAGTTGGTCGGCCAGGTCGTCGACGCGTCGGCCGCCGTCCGTCGCGACGGTACCCGCGACCTCCTCGGCGGTCTCGCCCATGTCGCGAAGCGTCGTCAGTAGCAGGTGGTCGCTCTTTGCTTCCAGGCGCGGCGTCGGGTCGGGGTAGATCTCGACGGACTCCTCGCGCGTCGTCGCCTCGAAATGGTCGTCTTCGACGTACACGCCGCTCGCGTCGGGCGCGAGCGGAATATCGTCCCACGCCAGGAAGTTCAGCAGCGTCTCCTCGATCTCCTCGACGACCTGGCGGCGTTCGCCCCAGGACCACGCCTCGCCGCCGTTCATCGCCTTGTTCACCAGCACCTCGACCTTCGGATGGTACGACGGGTGATCGCTGTCGACGGCGTCGGCGTCGCGCAGCTGGTAGATCTCGAACTTCTGTCCGTAGGTGTGGCCGGGTAGGAGTTCGCCCACCGCGGACGGCTCGAGGACCAGCCGGTTCTGGTGGTTGATAATCTCCTCGTTGTCGATCTTCAGCTCCGCCTTCACCCCTTCGAGGTCCGTCAGGTGATGCATCACCTTCTGGAGCACTCCCGACTTCGCCAGGCGCTCGGCCCACTCTCGTCGAACACGTACGTAGCGCTCGTGCGCCCACTCGCGACTGTACTCGGGGTGTGGCGGCTTCCGGAAGTACTCGCGATAGATCGGCTCGCCGGCCTCCTCGAAGATCGCGTGGAAGAATTCGGGGAGCAGTTCGAGCGCACGCTCGGGCTCGATGTTCGACGGGGAGTACTCGACGTCGATGCCCTCGACCTCGCCGAACTGGCTCTCCCACGGAAGTCTGATCGGCTCGCCAGTCTCCCAATGGCGCATATCGGGGAATCGCGGCGAGATGTTGAACGACGCTTTCGACTCGCCCGTCCCTCGACCCACGATATCCCACTCGTAGAGCCGCGGCGCGTCGATCGGGTCGGTCTCGGCAGGGGCGAATCCCGACTTCGAATAGCTCACCTGGACGTGCCAGGGCTCGCCGTCGACCGAGATGTCCAGCTCCAGGTAGCCCTCGAACGGCGGCCCGAGCATCACTTTCGACAGTGCCTGATACGGTCCACGGCCCCACTCGGCCCACTTCCAACGGCCGTGGCTCTCGTGTGGGGCATCCGCGACCTGCGACATCGGTCACTCCTCCGCGGACCGCTTCGCCTCGATCAGGCCGGACAGCACTGCCCTCGGATTCCACCAAGTCACCGTCCCACACCGGTGGCAGACGTGCCTGAACGAGGTGATCGTTTTCGCGTCGAGCGTCACCGGGTCGATGTCGATCGACTGGCCGACGTCTTCTGGCCGGGCCTGCTTGACGTGCACGCGCTGGCAGCCAGTGCAGATCGCGTCGACGGGAAACCCCTGCAGCCCCGACTTGGGGCTCGCGAGTTCGGCTCTGTAGTTTCGATCCGCGTCGACACTCAAGGCAACTCACCTCCTCTGAGTGGTGTGCATGACAGGTTCGGGAGACGTCGCGGTTTGTACTGCCGACCACGCGGATACGTCGCCTGGCAATCAACGCAGAGAGTGAGACCGACGGACTCGTCCGGCGGGACGTAGACCCTCGCGAGTCGCGGATTGACAAGCTCAGAACACTCATAGCACTCCGTCACCGCTGCTCACCTCCCGGCCCGACGAGATCTTCGAACACCACCGTCCAGGGCACCTGCCGGTACTCCTCCGCGTTTGGTCCGCCGTCGCCCGTCTCCCACCAGGTCGAACACAGACAGTCGACCGTCTCAGCGCTCAACAGCGACATGCGGACGATCCCGGTTCGATCGGTCACCGCGAGTACGTACTCGCCCGCCGCGTCGACCAATCGATCGTGGCTTTCGCGCTTGATCCACCACCGGCCGTACCGCCCGCAATAGCGGCGCCGACACGATTTTACCTCGACCGGCGTCCCGGCCTCTACGATTGGCTCCGGAGTAGACTCCGCCTCGAGCGGAGCGACGAATCTCGCGTCGAACCAGTCGGGTTTGTCATTGTCAGCAGCGACGTGCTCGAGCGGCCAGCGCTCACACGCAGCTGTCTCGACCGTCCGCCCCCAGTCCGCGTTGTCCGCGACGCTCACAGCATCTCACCCCGGACCTGGTTGAGTTCACGCGAGCAGTCGGGACACAGCGGTCGCGTCGCAGGCACCGAGTCACCGCAAAGCGGACATTCCTCGCGATCGACGAGACGGCTCAAACCAGACCACCTCCGTACGCTACTACGCCCCCATCCGACCGGATGTCTCGATCCGGCCCCTGACCATCGCTCTCACTCGCGAGTGTCGCAGGATGAGGAATCGACGTCCCCGTCTCGACGTCGTACAGCCGGTTCGCGCGGACGAACCCGGACGTCATCGCTCCTCACCCCCGTCCGTTTCAGGCTGACCCGGGCTTCCAGGTGCCAGATGGCGCCGCTGGCAGTCGAATGCGTGGCCCGCCTCGTGCGTGCCGTCAGTGAGCCGCGTACACCGTCTCGTACAATTTGGACACCGGAACTCCCGGCTCTTCTCGACGGACGGCCGCGTGTAGCGTCGCCTACGCAGTTCGTCGGAGTCGATTGCGTCGAGTAGGGCTGCTCGACTCACGCTGACCACCTCCTTTCACTCGGTACAATCGCCCGACTGCATCGGGGTGGAACCGATCCCCTCACTTCCTTCGCAAAATCGCGACTTCCTTTCCCTTCTAATATATAGAAATATATCAGTAGGGGCCCTACAGACCCGTCTAACGGGACACTTCGAAACGTATAAGGAAAGCGATGGACTCGCTGGGATTTGAACCCAGGGCCTCTTCCTTGCGAAGGAAGCGATCTGCCACTGATCTACGAGCCCGCGACCGATTCTAGAGTGAGTCGGTATTTGAGGCTTGTGTTTCGTCGAGAGTCACGGCCGAAGCACGCGTCGCGAGCCGGCGACGAGTCCGATCAGCAGGCCGGTGAAGTGCGCGACGAGTGCGACGCCCGGTGCCCCGGTCGCCACGGTGAGGACGATCGCCACCGCCACGAACAGCACGGCAACCATCCACCGCGGTACGTCGACCAGCCCGGCGACACCCGCGGAGAGGCGATTCGACGCCAGCAAGTAGCCCATGAGGGCGAACACGGCACCGCTCGCGCCGACGACGCCGGCGGTCGGGGTCGCCGGGATCAACGGGGCCGACGCGAGCACGTCCGTCAGGACGATCTGCGAGACGCCCGCGACCGCGCCGGTCGCGACGAAGAAGGCGTGAAACCGGGCGCGCGTCGTCGACCGGGCGACCGGCCAGCCGAACAGCACGAGCGCGATCGCGTTCGAGAGCAGGTGAGACAGGTTCTTGTGGGCGTACACGCTCGTCACGACCGTCCACGGGTTCACGTCGATCGGCGGTGCGAGGACGAACAGCCCGACCGCAAGCGCGAGGCTGAACGTGGCGACGACGAACTTGACGCAAGCGACGATCACGAAAAGCGCGAGCGTCTCGACGATCGGGCTACTCGAACGAGTCATGCGTTGGGCGGACCGGACTGTGCGTCGACGACGTCGATCGGTCACAGGATGCGACCGGACAAAATTCACTCGATCGAACGCGTGCGGCGGTCAGTCCTCGAGGACGATCTCGATCGAGACGTCATTCGGGACCTGAATGCGCATGAGCTGACGGAGCGCACGTTCGTCCGCGTCGAGGTCGATCAGGCGCTTGTGAACGCGCATCTCCCAGTGCTCCCACGTCGCCGTCCCCTCGCCGTCGGGGGACTTGCGAGCCGGCACTTCGAGCGTCTTCGTGGGGAGCGGAATCGGGCCGCTCAGGTTGACGCCCGTGTTGTTCGCGATCTCGCGGACGTCGTCGCAGATGTCGTCCAGATCCTGCGGACTCGTCCCGGCGAGACGGACACGTGCTTGCTGCATTTATTTCTCGTTGACGCTGAGGACCTGTCCGGCCGCGATGGTCTGACCCATGTCGCGGATGGCGAAGCTGCCGAGTTCCGGAATGTCGCTGGCCGCCTCGATCGAGAGGGGCTTTTGCGGCCGGATCGTGATCTTCGCGGCGTCGCCCGACTGGATGAAGTCGGGGTTCTCCTCGGTGACCTCGCCGGTCGAGGAGTCGATCTTCGCGTCGATGGACTCGATCGTACACGCGACCTGGGCGGTGTGGGCGTGGAAGACCGGGGTGTAGCCGGCCGTGATGACCGAGGGGTGCTGCATGACGACGACCTGGGCCTGGAAGGTCTCGGCGACCGTCGGCGGGTCGTCGGCGGGGCCGCAGACGTCACCGCGGCGGATGTCGTCCTTGCCGATGCCGCGAACGTTGAAACCGACGTTGTCGCCAGGTTCGGCCTTCGGCACTTCCTCGTGGTGCATCTCGATCGTCTTCACTTCGCCGCCCACGTCGCTGGGCTGGAAGGAGACGTTGTCGCCGGTGTTCATGACGCCGGTCTCGATGCGGCCGACCGGGACGGTCCCGATACCGGAGATCGTGTAGACGTCCTGAATCGGCAGGCGCAGCGGTGCGTCCGTCGGCTCCTCGGTCTCGGGCAGGTCGTTGAGCGTCTCGAGGAGGGTGCGACCGTCGTACCACGGCGTGTTGTCCGAGGACTCGGCAACGTTGTCGCCCTCGAAGGCCGAGATCGGGATGAACGAGTTGTCGTCGACCTGGAAGTTGACCTGGTTGAGGAGCTGGTTGACCTCCTCGACGACCTCGTTGTAGGTGTCCTCCGAGTAGTCGACGACGTCCATCTTGTTCACCGCGATGATCAGCTTCTCGATGCCCAGGGTGCGCGACAGGAAGACGTGCTCCTGGGTCTGGGGCGCGACGCCGTCGTCGGCGGCGACGACGAGGACCGCGTGGTCCGCCTGCGACGCGCCGGTGATCATGTTCTTGACGAAGTCGCGGTGGCCGGGCGTGTCGACGATGGTGAAGTAGTACTTGTCCGTGTCGAACTCCTGGTGGGCGATGTCGATGGTGACGCCTCGCTCTCGCTCCTCGGCGAGGTTGTCCATGACGTAGGCGAACTCGAAGCCGCCCTTCCCCTTCTCCTCGGCTGTTTCGCGGTGCTGTTCGATGACGTGCTCCGGGACGCTCCCCGTCTCGTAGAGGAGCCGACCCACGAGCGTGCTCTTTCCGTGGTCAACGTGGCCGATGATGGCCAGGTTCTGGTGCGGTTTGTCGCTCATTGTTGTAGCTCACGCGCAAAGGCGCTTATACCGGGTTTGTTGGCCGGAGCCAGTTAAAACCATTTCGAAAGTCGTATCAGTATACCCCGACGCCGCCTTGCGGTTTGCCAGGAAGTCACACGAAGTGGTACGTTCCGATGCGGTGTGAACCCGTCGGCGCACGGGACCTGCGCGCGTGAGGACGGTTCTCCAGTAGCCCACCAACGATGATGGGATGCACGGACTGGTAATACCGACTAGGGTGGCGGGTGCGCATACAGACGATTCGGTCGAGCGAATCGTGACGTTCAGGCGGAACGGATCGACTGGCAACCTCGATGGCAGTGGCTCGTCCGTTCCCGACAGCGGAATGCCAAGTCCTCGCGGATTCGGGGCGAGTCGGACTACGAACTCGAGGACGAGGCGCCGTACTCGGCGCGGAAAACCGACAGTCGGGGCCTCCAATCGACTCGATCGAACGGAACGCTACCAGCCACACTCGCCGGAGGCGCAACCGTCGTAACAGTCGGATGCCGTCGTATCACAGATACAACCGAACTGCGGTTCGTAGAAGCATTCGACCGTCATTTCCTTCTTGTACCCGTAGGTGCCCTCACTGGCACAGCAGTCCTCGGCACAGTAGGTCTCTCCGTCCTCGGGACACGGCGACGATTCCAGTTTGACACTATCGGTGTCGGGATTGATCGCGAATCGGTCGTCGGTCCGGGTATCTTCGACGACCGCGTAGCTCCGATCGACACCTGGTCGCACATACACGGCGATGTCGTATCGATCGGTGTTCTTCGAAACCGAAATGTGAGCGGTCGGCGTTCCCTCCTCGATGTCCGCAGCGACGTCGAACCCCTCCGTCTCGGCATCCGTCGAGAGCGTCACCTCGGGATCGAATTGCGGTTCGAACGTGAACTGATCGATAGACGCGGAATCGAGAATCCCGCGTCGAGCGAGCTCGGACCGCAACTCGACAGTTTCCGCTTCGACCACCGTTCGAGCGCGGTCGGGATCGAGTAGCTCCTGCTTTTGTTGTCGGGCCTGCTCCGCAGCCCCGGTACCGCTGATCGCACCCAGGCCACCCATGACTGCGGCGGATCCGGCGACTCCGCGAAGTATCGATCGACGTCTAACCTCGGTCGGTGTGTCTCGTGACATCGAACTGTAATACAAGATCTCCTTGAATAAATTTTCGTTCCGGTATCATAGAATGAGATTATAAATTCGACGATTCTAAACAAGGGGAACGGACGTCAATGATCGTCGAGCGCGAGAAGATTCGAAAGATATGGCCACCAACATATCGAAGACAAAACCGACGTGCCGAATCAGCGTCGAGAACGGGAGCCGGACGATTCGACAAAGTGAGTGGGACGGAGGACCGTCCCGCCGGACGGGCCGTTTCGTCACTCGAATCACGGAGCCGATTCGTAGCCGATCGGTCCACCAGACCGAACACATCCAGCCGTCGGTGAAATCGTCGGGCTCGCGGCCCGCGATCGGCGCGGGGGATGGCCAACGATCAACGCCCGGCGAGGCGCTCGACGTCCGCCAGTACGGCCGTCGCCGTCTCCGGGCCGCCGGCGCCGGCGCCGCTGTTGTGTAACGTGCCCGCGTACTCTGTCTCGAACTGGACGATGTTTCGCGTGCCGTCGACGGCCAGCGGGCTGTGTGCGCCGACCAGTCGCGGACCGACGCGGACGCCCTCCCGCGTCGCCTCGCCGACGAGTCTGATCGTCTGGCCGTCCTCGCTCGCCAGTTCGAGCGCGCTCTGTGGGATGCCCTCGATGCCCTCGACGGCGGCGTCCGAAAGCGAGAAGCCGCCGTCCGCGAGGACGTTCGCGAGGATGACGAACTTCAGCGCCGCGTCGGTCCCGTCCACGTCGAACGTCGGGTCCGCTTCCGCGACGCCGAGATCCTGGGCCTCGGCCAGGACGTGGTCGTAATCCAGTCCCTCGCTCTCCATCCGGCTGAGGATGAAGTTCGCCGTCCCGTTGAGGACGCCCCGGACCGCCGTGACGTGCTCGGGCATCCGGTCCTCGATCGTCGAGTACACCGGAATCGCCCCGCCCACTGTCGCCTCGAAGCGGACCGAGCCCTCGCTCCGGGCTTCCAGCGCTCGCAACTCGTCGTAGCGTTCGGCGACCGGTCCCTTGTTCGCGAGGACCGCGTGCCGATCGGCCGCGAGGGCTCGTTCGACGTGGCCGAATCCCGGTTGGGCGTCCTCGAGCGTCGTCGGCGTCGCCTCGACCAGGACGTCGTACGGCGTCTCGAAGACCACCTCGTGGGCGGCGTCGCCGACGGGGTCGCCGCGTCGCTTTCGCTCCAGAGCCGACGCCACGTCGACGCCCGACTCGTCGACGACCGCGCCGCGCGAATCGGCGATCGCGACGACCTCGTGGCCGTACTCGCCGGCCAGGTCGGCGACGGATCGGCCGACGGCCCCGGCGCCGACGATCGCCAGTCGACGACCACCCATCAGCGCTCACCTCCGGAGAGCGGTTCGACGACCGTGAGTTCCTTCTCCTCGCCGACCGTGCGAACGGCGTCGAGGGCTCGATCGACCTGCCCGTCGTCGACGGCCAGGCGGAGCAGTGCCGCGGAGACGCCCTCGGTCCCCTCCGGCGCGTCGATCGTGGCGTCGACCACGGACGCGTGATCGAACGCCTCGATCCGCGAGAGCGTATCCGAGAAGTCGGTGTCGACGAGGTGACCGACGAGGAG
Coding sequences within it:
- a CDS encoding DNA-binding protein, which produces MSQVADAPHESHGRWKWAEWGRGPYQALSKVMLGPPFEGYLELDISVDGEPWHVQVSYSKSGFAPAETDPIDAPRLYEWDIVGRGTGESKASFNISPRFPDMRHWETGEPIRLPWESQFGEVEGIDVEYSPSNIEPERALELLPEFFHAIFEEAGEPIYREYFRKPPHPEYSREWAHERYVRVRREWAERLAKSGVLQKVMHHLTDLEGVKAELKIDNEEIINHQNRLVLEPSAVGELLPGHTYGQKFEIYQLRDADAVDSDHPSYHPKVEVLVNKAMNGGEAWSWGERRQVVEEIEETLLNFLAWDDIPLAPDASGVYVEDDHFEATTREESVEIYPDPTPRLEAKSDHLLLTTLRDMGETAEEVAGTVATDGGRRVDDLADQLGKHPATIYRAIKDLGEIVQLDDGQVSYRARKYREEIRALVESAEYAIDSYADRMQSIMGMADHIADCSPFQEWLAKNGAEIEYDENGEPERMRIDTILSRLKSDSFETAQTIAEEALYKWTRSGNDPLPLRRTLMAWKTPGGGTETAYVGAIADR
- a CDS encoding rhomboid family intramembrane serine protease — translated: MTRSSSPIVETLALFVIVACVKFVVATFSLALAVGLFVLAPPIDVNPWTVVTSVYAHKNLSHLLSNAIALVLFGWPVARSTTRARFHAFFVATGAVAGVSQIVLTDVLASAPLIPATPTAGVVGASGAVFALMGYLLASNRLSAGVAGLVDVPRWMVAVLFVAVAIVLTVATGAPGVALVAHFTGLLIGLVAGSRRVLRP
- a CDS encoding homoserine dehydrogenase; protein product: MGGRRLAIVGAGAVGRSVADLAGEYGHEVVAIADSRGAVVDESGVDVASALERKRRGDPVGDAAHEVVFETPYDVLVEATPTTLEDAQPGFGHVERALAADRHAVLANKGPVAERYDELRALEARSEGSVRFEATVGGAIPVYSTIEDRMPEHVTAVRGVLNGTANFILSRMESEGLDYDHVLAEAQDLGVAEADPTFDVDGTDAALKFVILANVLADGGFSLSDAAVEGIEGIPQSALELASEDGQTIRLVGEATREGVRVGPRLVGAHSPLAVDGTRNIVQFETEYAGTLHNSGAGAGGPETATAVLADVERLAGR
- the rpsJ gene encoding 30S ribosomal protein S10, which encodes MQQARVRLAGTSPQDLDDICDDVREIANNTGVNLSGPIPLPTKTLEVPARKSPDGEGTATWEHWEMRVHKRLIDLDADERALRQLMRIQVPNDVSIEIVLED
- the tuf gene encoding translation elongation factor EF-1 subunit alpha is translated as MSDKPHQNLAIIGHVDHGKSTLVGRLLYETGSVPEHVIEQHRETAEEKGKGGFEFAYVMDNLAEERERGVTIDIAHQEFDTDKYYFTIVDTPGHRDFVKNMITGASQADHAVLVVAADDGVAPQTQEHVFLSRTLGIEKLIIAVNKMDVVDYSEDTYNEVVEEVNQLLNQVNFQVDDNSFIPISAFEGDNVAESSDNTPWYDGRTLLETLNDLPETEEPTDAPLRLPIQDVYTISGIGTVPVGRIETGVMNTGDNVSFQPSDVGGEVKTIEMHHEEVPKAEPGDNVGFNVRGIGKDDIRRGDVCGPADDPPTVAETFQAQVVVMQHPSVITAGYTPVFHAHTAQVACTIESIDAKIDSSTGEVTEENPDFIQSGDAAKITIRPQKPLSIEAASDIPELGSFAIRDMGQTIAAGQVLSVNEK